In Francisella hispaniensis FSC454, a genomic segment contains:
- a CDS encoding GNAT family N-acetyltransferase — translation MHVKILHEKLKDQELIYKLISEAFDTSDEEKLVRLLHTDHQSLISLVAETDDGSIIGQAIISKMTVEKNDKLKIYALAPMCVAPKYQHQGIGSKLIEAIIKEATKNNIDAIFVLGHPSYYPKFGFKPATEYQIKCEYDVPADVFMVLDLSAKLSQLKGQTVYYAEEFGKIFRSIKL, via the coding sequence ATGCATGTAAAAATCCTCCATGAAAAATTAAAAGATCAAGAGTTAATCTATAAATTGATCTCTGAAGCTTTTGATACTAGTGATGAAGAGAAACTAGTTAGACTTTTGCATACTGATCATCAAAGTTTGATATCGCTAGTTGCCGAAACTGATGATGGCAGTATAATAGGGCAGGCGATTATCTCAAAAATGACCGTTGAGAAAAATGATAAACTAAAAATATATGCTCTTGCACCAATGTGTGTAGCACCAAAATATCAGCATCAAGGAATTGGTTCTAAGCTTATAGAAGCAATCATCAAAGAAGCAACAAAAAATAATATTGATGCAATATTTGTCTTAGGTCATCCAAGTTATTATCCAAAGTTTGGTTTTAAACCGGCTACAGAATATCAGATAAAATGTGAATATGATGTCCCAGCTGATGTTTTTATGGTTTTAGATTTGTCAGCTAAACTATCTCAATTAAAAGGTCAAACTGTCTACTATGCCGAAGAGTTTGGCAAAATTTTTAGATCGATAAAATTATAA